A stretch of the bacterium genome encodes the following:
- a CDS encoding uroporphyrinogen-III synthase — MLQRVLLIRQPELCSELCDLLHAEGFACSALPATTTEYITPEKLEIATPWVAFTSANGVRGLFEALRSTKQVLPFDVMIAAVGESTANAVRVYFAQEPEVISSVGTGAHLAEELSRTLPLGTQLLYPCPDQHRSDFADICRSNGLLIHALPVYRTIAREPRELSRQLQSHLPVDAAVFFAPSAVHALHRALPLPWPFAAIAIGPTTQRALSALGHSRISTATHPDALSITKAVRASLMQHEPDHV, encoded by the coding sequence ATGCTCCAGCGGGTGTTGTTAATCCGTCAACCGGAACTCTGCAGCGAACTCTGCGACCTTCTGCACGCGGAAGGCTTCGCTTGCTCGGCTCTTCCGGCCACCACAACAGAGTATATCACTCCCGAAAAGCTGGAAATCGCCACGCCGTGGGTTGCCTTCACCAGCGCGAACGGTGTGCGCGGACTCTTTGAAGCACTCCGGAGCACAAAACAGGTTCTACCCTTCGACGTCATGATTGCAGCCGTCGGTGAGTCAACCGCCAACGCCGTGCGAGTGTACTTCGCTCAAGAGCCTGAAGTCATCTCCTCGGTGGGAACCGGAGCGCACCTCGCGGAAGAGTTGAGCCGCACGCTCCCGCTCGGGACGCAACTGCTCTATCCGTGTCCAGACCAGCACAGATCGGATTTTGCGGACATCTGCCGCAGCAATGGTCTATTAATACACGCGCTGCCGGTCTATCGCACGATTGCACGCGAGCCACGCGAACTTTCCCGGCAACTGCAATCGCATCTTCCGGTGGACGCAGCAGTCTTTTTTGCACCGAGTGCCGTGCATGCACTTCACCGCGCTCTGCCGTTGCCGTGGCCCTTCGCGGCCATTGCCATCGGCCCGACGACTCAACGTGCACTAAGCGCACTTGGACACTCACGAATCTCTACAGCCACTCACCCCGACGCACTATCCATCACGAAAGCCGTTCGCGCGAGTCTCATGCAACACGAGCCCGATCATGTCTGA